The DNA region CTCGCATACCGGCAAGCATGGCTCTACGCGCTAATAGCGCTTGCTCTGTTACCTCAGCAATAGCCATTTCACCCGACAGGCGTTGAACCAGTACTGCTGCATCTGGGTCATCTTGTAGTGCCTCGACCACGCCTCGAGTGAGCATGAGATTCCCACCACTGGCTTTTGCTAAATTCTCTGAGGTTGGCTTGATTTTACCGTTGACCAAATCGGCCATCACTTCAATGATGCGATCTTGTTCTTCCTGAATTAGCGGGTTTAGGCCGACGCCAGCCTGAGCGCCGCTCTTGTTACTGTTGTTACTCCCTTGATCGTTAGTCGGTGCAACGTTAATGGTCTGTTCTCCAACGACTCGAGTCATCCATTTAGCAGCGTCTTCCGGTTTAGTCCATGTTTTACACAATTGCCCCTTACAATCGGACTTATTCACCGTGGACGTGGAATTCGGTTCGCGGCCATTCAGGATATTGAATCCAGCAACCGTGGTGTCGCGGATAAGTTTTATCGGAGCCTGATTTTTGCCGCCGCGCTGTTGGCCGCCAACCCATCTTTTCCCTTTTTCGGCTGCTTCTTTACTGGCCTGCTGATTAGCTCTGACCGCATCTGTTTCTCCTGAGACAATGGTTTGATAGTTTTCTGCTTTAGCGCCTTGAACCCAGGCAGAGCCATACGCGTAATCAGCCATTTTTTCAGCCATGTTTTCGCAGCTTAGTTTCGCTTTATCAAAATCTAACCGACCTTGTAAGACACCATTGGTTAACAGGTCATAAAGCTGTGGATTGGCTCGCTGAATAATCATCGCTGGAAGGCTTGCTACGGCACCGGTCGCATTACTGATGACATCACCCATCAAGTCTTTAAACCCGTCAGTAACACCATTAAGTTGATTTTTAACGGTGGTATTAATATCAAAATTGCCGCACATTAGGTCTGCGTTCCATCCAATCCCCACCGTCAAGGGATTGGTTGAACGCCGTGTTAAAGAAGGAGAAATCGCTGAGCCACCGCCAATCTGATAGTAAACATTGTCAGCAATGGCCCCGTGATTATCGAAACCATACTCATTAGCAGCGCAGGTACTTATGGAGATCGATAAAAGAGCCATTAAGATGCTGGTGCTCAGGACATTTCTTGCTGGAAAGTTGACGTATTTCATCATGATTAACCTCCGGTGCTGCCGAGAAAGGTTTGGCCACGGCGCTGGCAACAGCTATAAGGACGCCATAATGCCCACGCATAGCCGCCGTCAGCGGCGAGTTTATCTGAGTAGGTATCGAGAGTTGAACGGTCAGGGAATATGGCACAGCTGTTATCGAGTCTAGGTGCCAGCATCTGCCATTTATGGTTGTTAGTTTTTCCCTCTTGTACGGATTCTGGTGGCCAATATCCGGGACTATGACTTGCCGTTAGCGGTAAGTAGACATGAGGTTGCCCTGCGCGCGTCACGATATCCGCGACGCGCTGAGCGATAACAGCTCCTACCTTATAATCATGAGTTTGGCTCAGCGCTCCGGCGCGGGGAAATACATTGCCCCAGAGATCGCCCGTTTGTTTAACCTCACGCTGTCCAGGAATTAGTGCTTCAGGATAGAGACTTTCTGGCAAACCGGTTCGCCAGGCTAACGCATCCAAAGTACTGATAAAATAAGGTTGAAAAGCAGTGGCTGAACCGCTGCAACTGTAACCAAAACCAGACAAAAATTTATAGAATGCTTCACTGCTTGGGTGACCGATAGCATCAGCATTCTTGAATCGAGTCTGCGTTTTTTCATTACTCGGACGTGCATTCGTATTGCCGCCTGATTCAGCAATGATCGGGATGGACACACCCAAAAAGGCCATTTCACTCCACGGGTTATCGCCGGTATTGCTATAGCTGGAAACGACCAGATCGGGAATATAGTGTTTTACTTTTACTGAGGTTTTAACGCTACAACCGTAGGGTGTACAGAGTAGCCAGTAGCAAATGCCAACCACCTTATATTCAAGACAGGGCGCTGAGAGTGAGGATGCAATAATTCCAGCGGTATTGATAGCAGAGGCGGGGAGTGTCACGGTAGCTATCAAAGAGAGTATGAGGCGGAGGCGCATCAATGGCCCCCTTGAAACTGCTTCAGCTTTTCTCCGGCAAGTTCTACATTGGTTGTACCATAAACAACAAACCTACCTTCCATCACAATAGCTGGGACTTTTTCTATGCCTAACGACCAGGCTTTGATAACGCCTTTGAAGGATTCTCTTAGAGCGGCATCTTGTTGTTGCCAATTTTTGGAAGACATGACTTTTTGACTATGCTTTTCCGCCGTTTTGCGATCGGATGGAAGAGAACTAAAGGCGTTGGATATCAGACGCTCAGGATCATCGAGATTGTAGATCACAGTATTTGTTGGAGTGCCTAATAATAGATTATTGTTATTGGTAAAAATGATGGTTTCTTTTGTTTCCGCGATCCCTTGGGAGGTGAATAACATAAGAAAAGTAAGCGTGAGAACTTTTGATAAATTAGATACTGACATAAGGTACCCCCCAGTGCAAAGAGGAATAGATGTAACAGTTTGATCTATAGCTCTCAGCAGAAAACCCTATTTTCGCTAGCGAAGGTTTCTTCACAACGTAACAGTACAATGGTGAAGTCTTGTACATAAGTAATGGAGATTAGAAATGCTTTTCGTCAATCGATTGTGGTTATTTCTGATATAATATCTAGAGATACATTTTGTTTCATTTTTTTAACTATATGATTTTATGTTTATTTTTTTATGTGAAGTCGACAGGAAACACATATGGAAAGACATGTAAGGGATAGCAATGGGTGATAACAGCTATAAATTTCAAAAACTAACGCCTATCAGCGACGTTGAGTTGGGCATATATGAAGATGCTATAGACTTTGTTTTTGACAATGACGATCTAAAAAATATTGCAATATCAGGACAATACAGTGCAGGTAAGAGCAGTCTTGTCGAATCATATAAAAAAATCATCCGCAACTAAAATTTGTTCATATATCACTTGCTCATTTCAGAGCTGCGGATCAGATTAGTACTGATGACCCCAGCAAGGCTATTAATGAAGTTGCGTTAGAAGGTAAGATCCTTAATCAG from Limnobaculum xujianqingii includes:
- a CDS encoding integrating conjugative element protein produces the protein MMKYVNFPARNVLSTSILMALLSISISTCAANEYGFDNHGAIADNVYYQIGGGSAISPSLTRRSTNPLTVGIGWNADLMCGNFDINTTVKNQLNGVTDGFKDLMGDVISNATGAVASLPAMIIQRANPQLYDLLTNGVLQGRLDFDKAKLSCENMAEKMADYAYGSAWVQGAKAENYQTIVSGETDAVRANQQASKEAAEKGKRWVGGQQRGGKNQAPIKLIRDTTVAGFNILNGREPNSTSTVNKSDCKGQLCKTWTKPEDAAKWMTRVVGEQTINVAPTNDQGSNNSNKSGAQAGVGLNPLIQEEQDRIIEVMADLVNGKIKPTSENLAKASGGNLMLTRGVVEALQDDPDAAVLVQRLSGEMAIAEVTEQALLARRAMLAGMREPNIANEKEAQDALGRSSQILDQELTQLKLEMDMRKSLADNAATTILNRKTLRDTLQGRAVESSDDVDSRVNKLNSTHVGEP
- a CDS encoding TIGR03756 family integrating conjugative element protein; translated protein: MRLRLILSLIATVTLPASAINTAGIIASSLSAPCLEYKVVGICYWLLCTPYGCSVKTSVKVKHYIPDLVVSSYSNTGDNPWSEMAFLGVSIPIIAESGGNTNARPSNEKTQTRFKNADAIGHPSSEAFYKFLSGFGYSCSGSATAFQPYFISTLDALAWRTGLPESLYPEALIPGQREVKQTGDLWGNVFPRAGALSQTHDYKVGAVIAQRVADIVTRAGQPHVYLPLTASHSPGYWPPESVQEGKTNNHKWQMLAPRLDNSCAIFPDRSTLDTYSDKLAADGGYAWALWRPYSCCQRRGQTFLGSTGG
- a CDS encoding TIGR03757 family integrating conjugative element protein, giving the protein MSVSNLSKVLTLTFLMLFTSQGIAETKETIIFTNNNNLLLGTPTNTVIYNLDDPERLISNAFSSLPSDRKTAEKHSQKVMSSKNWQQQDAALRESFKGVIKAWSLGIEKVPAIVMEGRFVVYGTTNVELAGEKLKQFQGGH